Proteins encoded within one genomic window of Anopheles gambiae chromosome 3, idAnoGambNW_F1_1, whole genome shotgun sequence:
- the LOC4397840 gene encoding uncharacterized protein LOC4397840, protein MLRNVLTLLLPVLAVSGVSVDPRCTRYSLGSEAQVLPHLQDCRKFVICDMGGNGQVLSCPPGLYFSDEAHACSFDMAACTHGELDETVPVVPEPQPPRPVPQEPSLPVAPVEPRPLPLPVPQPQPLPVIPSDPLPVVPPIVEGNSNGAETKPSLPNWLPIVTSPPVIEESVEEQAEIEQLPPQSVCWDKPMGKIYPIANDCGLYVVCMGNNDAIVQRCPKGLLYDHQQQRCEFADASYCATPRVDGRLVLDIHGVDMSLLEEEKAQQEDEETMELAEESYSVPVVPVNEHAPALVMEMVQHEHQPVLFVPEPEIPEPVQPIVEYNFRIIDNHPRCLARSNMGLTAQLPHDSDCRKYLVCVGRVAIEKVCPAGQHWNAKNNWCDFASVAGCTL, encoded by the exons ATGTTGAGGAACGTACTTACACTACTGCTGCCAGTGCTGGCAGTGAGCGGCGTGAGCGTTGATCCACGATGTACGCGATACAGTCTCGGTTCGGAGGCGCAGGTCCTGCCGCATCTGCAGGACTGTCGCAAGTTTGTCATCTGTGATATGGGCGGCAATGGGCAGGTGCTTTCGTGTCCCCCGGGGCTGTACTTTAGTGATGAAGCGCACGCCTGCTCATTCGATATGGCGGCCTGTACGCACGGTGAGCTTGACGAGACGGTGCCCGTTGTTCCCGAGCCTCAACCACCACGACCCGTGCCACAGGAGCCCTCGCTACCGGTTGCCCCGGTAGAGCCACGACCTCTTCCGTTGCCGGTACCACAGCCACAGCCACTGCCCGTCATCCCCAGTGATCCGCTGCCGGTTGTGCCACCGATAGTGGAAGGCAATTCGAACGGggctgaaacaaaaccatcGCTACCAAACTGGCTACCGATCGTGACGTCACCTCCAGTCATTGAAGAATCCGTGGAAGAACAAGCTGAAATCGAGCAGCTTCCACCGCAGAGT GTTTGCTGGGATAAGCCGATGGGTAAGATTTACCCCATCGCCAACGACTGCGGTCTGTACGTGGTGTGTATGGGCAACAATGATGCGATCGTGCAACGCTGCCCCAAGGGTTTACTGTACGATCACCAACAGCAGCGTTGTGAGTTTGCCGATGCGTCCTACTGCGCGACGCCACGCGTTGACGGGCGGTTAGTGCTGGACATACACGGCGTCGATATGAGTCTGCTGGAGGAAGAGAAAGCACAACAGGAGGACGAGGAGACTATGGAGCTTGCTGAAGAATCCTACTCCGTTCCGGTAGTACCTGTGAACGAGCACGCCCCTGCCCTGGTGATGGAAATGGTGCAGCATGAGCATCAGCCGGTGCTTTTTGTGCCTGAACCGGAGATACCCGAACCAGTGCAGCCGATTGTGGAGTACAACTTCCGCATCATCGACAATCATCCGCGCTGTCTGGCACGCAGCAACATGGGTCTGACGGCTCAGCTACCGCACGACTCCGACTGCAGGAAGTATCTGGTGTGTGTTGGGCGCGTCGCTATCGAGAAGGTGTGCCCGGCCGGACAGCACTGGAATGCGAAGAACAATTGGTGCGACTTTGCGTCCGTGGCTGGTTGTACGCTGTAA